TGACCGTGACCTGAAACACGTGCTGCTGGCAGACGAAACCGTCTGTATCGGTCCTGCACCTTCAGTAAAAAGCTATCTGAACATCCCTGCCATCATCGCTGCGGCGGAAATCACTGGTGCGGTGGCTATCCACCCGGGCTACGGTTTCCTGTCCGAGAATGCCGATTTTGCAGAGCAGGTTGAGCGTTCTGGTTTTATCTTCATCGGCCCGAAAGCTGAAACTATCCGCCTGATGGGTGACAAAGTTTCTGCGATCCAGGCGATGAAAGCGGCTGGCGTACCTTGTGTACCTGGCTCTGACGGCCCGCTGGGCGATGACATGGATCAAAACCGTGCCTTCGCAAAACGTATCGGCTATCCGGTCATCATCAAAGCTTCTGGCGGCGGCGGCGGTCGTGGTATGCGTGTTGTACGCGGCGACAAAGACCTCGAACAGTCCATCAACATGACCCGTGCGGAAGCTAAAGCAGCTTTCAACAACGACATGGTTTACATGGAAAAATACCTGGAAAATCCACGTCACGTGGAAATTCAGGTACTGGCTGATGGTCAGGGCAACGCCGTTTATCTGGCTGAACGTGACTGCTCCATGCAGCGTCGTCACCAGAAAGTCGTTGAAGAAGCGCCAGCACCGGGCATCACGGAAGATCTTCGTCGTTTCATCGGCGAACGTTGTGCCAAAGCCTGTGTGGATATTGGCTACCGTGGCGCAGGTACTTTCGAGTTCCTGTATGAAAACGGCGAGTTTTTCTTCATCGAAATGAACACCCGTATCCAGGTTGAGCATCCGGTTACCGAGATGATCACCGGTGTGGATTTGATCAAAGAGCAGCTGCGCATTGCGTCCGGCCAGCCACTGTCGATCAAACAAAGCGAAGTGAAAGTCAAAGGCCATGCGGTGGAATGCCGCATTAACGCGGAAGACCCGAACACCTTCCTGCCAAGCCCAGGCAAAATCACCCGTTTCCACGCACCTGGC
This window of the Rahnella aceris genome carries:
- the accC gene encoding acetyl-CoA carboxylase biotin carboxylase subunit produces the protein MVDKIVIANRGEIALRILRACKEMGIKTVAVHSTADRDLKHVLLADETVCIGPAPSVKSYLNIPAIIAAAEITGAVAIHPGYGFLSENADFAEQVERSGFIFIGPKAETIRLMGDKVSAIQAMKAAGVPCVPGSDGPLGDDMDQNRAFAKRIGYPVIIKASGGGGGRGMRVVRGDKDLEQSINMTRAEAKAAFNNDMVYMEKYLENPRHVEIQVLADGQGNAVYLAERDCSMQRRHQKVVEEAPAPGITEDLRRFIGERCAKACVDIGYRGAGTFEFLYENGEFFFIEMNTRIQVEHPVTEMITGVDLIKEQLRIASGQPLSIKQSEVKVKGHAVECRINAEDPNTFLPSPGKITRFHAPGGFGVRWESHIYAGYTVPPYYDSMIGKLITYGETREVAIARMKNALAELIIDGIKTNIELQMRIMDDENFQHGGTNIHYLEKKLGLQEK